The following proteins are encoded in a genomic region of Streptococcus sp. 29892:
- the rsmH gene encoding 16S rRNA (cytosine(1402)-N(4))-methyltransferase RsmH produces the protein MSKEFNHTTVLLHETVDMLDIKPNGIYVDATLGGAGHSEYLLSQLTDGGHLYAFDQDQTAIDHAQIRLAAYIEKGQVTFIKDNFRNLKVRLAELGVTEIDGICYDLGVSSPQLDERERGFSYKQDAPLDMRMNREGHLTAYDVVNTYDYHDLVRIFFKYGEDKFSKQIARKIEQARDIKPIETTTELAELIKSAKPAKELKKKGHPAKQIFQAIRIEVNDELGAADESIQQAIDLLALDGRISVITFHSLEDRLTKQLFKEASTIDVPKGLPFIPDDLKAPLELVNRKPILPSQEELEANNRAHSAKLRVAKRVHK, from the coding sequence ATGAGCAAGGAATTTAATCACACTACTGTGCTTTTGCATGAAACAGTAGATATGTTAGACATCAAACCAAATGGAATTTATGTAGATGCAACGCTGGGTGGGGCGGGTCATAGCGAATACCTGCTCAGTCAGTTGACAGATGGTGGGCATCTTTATGCCTTTGACCAGGATCAGACGGCTATTGATCATGCCCAAATCCGCTTGGCAGCCTACATTGAAAAGGGACAAGTCACCTTTATCAAGGACAATTTCCGCAACCTCAAGGTCCGCTTGGCAGAACTTGGTGTGACAGAAATTGATGGGATTTGTTACGATCTAGGTGTGTCCAGTCCTCAGTTGGATGAGCGAGAGCGAGGTTTTTCCTACAAGCAGGATGCCCCTCTTGATATGCGGATGAACCGTGAGGGACATTTGACAGCCTATGATGTGGTCAATACCTATGATTATCATGACTTGGTGCGGATTTTCTTCAAATATGGAGAGGATAAGTTTTCCAAGCAGATTGCTCGTAAGATTGAACAGGCTAGGGACATCAAGCCCATTGAAACCACAACTGAGTTGGCAGAGCTGATCAAGTCTGCTAAGCCTGCCAAGGAACTCAAGAAGAAGGGCCATCCGGCCAAGCAGATTTTCCAAGCTATTCGGATTGAAGTCAATGATGAATTAGGTGCGGCGGATGAGTCTATCCAGCAGGCTATTGATCTCTTGGCTTTGGATGGACGTATCTCGGTCATTACCTTCCATTCCTTGGAAGATCGTCTGACCAAACAACTCTTTAAGGAAGCTAGCACCATTGATGTGCCCAAAGGCTTGCCTTTTATCCCAGATGATTTAAAGGCGCCACTGGAGTTGGTCAACCGCAAGCCGATTTTGCCGAGTCAGGAGGAGTTGGAGGCCAATAACCGGGCCCACTCAGCCAAATTACGTGTAGCTAAGAGAGTACATAAGTAG
- the ftsL gene encoding cell division protein FtsL, which produces MLQEKRREATMRVIGDKFKTFTRVEKAFYTSIILSGLALAIGIIFLQTRLIQVQSEMAKVNQNINQKQIEINDAKQAVNELTRSARLMEIAEKAGLTFNNDNIGVAE; this is translated from the coding sequence ATGTTACAAGAAAAACGTAGAGAAGCCACCATGCGAGTGATTGGTGATAAGTTTAAAACCTTCACCCGTGTAGAAAAAGCCTTTTATACAAGTATTATCCTATCCGGTCTGGCCTTGGCGATAGGGATTATTTTCTTGCAGACCCGTTTGATTCAAGTCCAGTCTGAAATGGCCAAGGTCAATCAAAACATCAACCAAAAACAGATTGAAATCAATGATGCCAAACAGGCTGTTAACGAACTCACTCGTTCTGCTCGTCTGATGGAAATTGCTGAGAAGGCCGGATTAACATTTAACAACGACAATATTGGAGTAGCTGAATAA
- a CDS encoding potassium channel family protein, with amino-acid sequence MPNYTIGILGLGVFGTTIAKTLHNYDCNIIAIDNHEQQINHLEPILTRGIVGDITDRSLLRAAGIGNCDAVVVATGDNLESSVLAVMHSKILGVPMVVAKVKGTTAKEVLLRVGADKVISPERETGISLAKQLLHKDTTSLLELEGNVSIVEFHPPAKWIGKTLGELKLRQHYKMNIIGYRSGENQELNIQLTPDYIFKSHELIMAVTDHNTVDHFEDLTH; translated from the coding sequence ATGCCAAACTATACTATCGGAATTCTGGGCTTAGGAGTATTTGGTACCACCATTGCTAAGACCCTACACAATTATGACTGCAATATCATTGCCATTGATAATCATGAACAACAGATTAACCACCTCGAACCCATTCTCACTCGAGGAATTGTCGGTGATATAACAGACCGTTCTCTCTTGCGAGCTGCGGGCATTGGAAACTGTGATGCAGTCGTCGTTGCAACTGGAGATAATTTGGAATCCAGTGTGCTCGCTGTTATGCACAGTAAGATTCTCGGAGTACCAATGGTCGTTGCCAAGGTCAAGGGAACCACAGCCAAAGAAGTTCTCCTCCGTGTCGGTGCTGACAAAGTCATCTCTCCAGAACGTGAAACAGGTATTTCACTGGCCAAGCAACTTCTTCATAAAGATACAACTAGCCTCCTGGAACTAGAAGGCAATGTGTCTATCGTAGAATTCCATCCACCTGCAAAATGGATTGGTAAGACCTTGGGTGAACTTAAACTCCGTCAGCACTACAAAATGAATATCATCGGTTACCGTAGCGGAGAAAATCAGGAATTGAACATCCAGCTAACCCCAGACTATATCTTCAAGAGCCACGAACTCATCATGGCTGTTACAGACCATAATACCGTAGACCACTTTGAAGATTTAACCCATTAA
- a CDS encoding helix-turn-helix transcriptional regulator, protein MNRVKDYRLLLGISQLDLAKAIGVSRQTINMIENNKYNPSLDLCINLAKALQTDLNSLFWNE, encoded by the coding sequence ATGAACCGTGTCAAAGACTACCGCCTACTGCTAGGTATTTCCCAGCTGGATTTAGCCAAGGCCATCGGCGTATCCAGGCAGACCATCAACATGATTGAAAACAACAAGTACAACCCCTCGCTAGACCTCTGTATCAACCTAGCCAAAGCTTTACAGACTGACCTCAACAGCCTCTTTTGGAATGAATAG
- the pbp2X gene encoding penicillin-binding protein PBP2X — protein MPRRNNKLLQYVLKKRYIPSQNRRKVGQGLLFLTVLVFFIFLFNFAFIIGTDSKAGVKLSERADAVHQKEVTIQAKRGTIYDRTGIPIAEDSTTYTVYAIIDKEYVSELKKILYVEDSQFTKVADIFKKHLGMETDYVLQQLRQPELKQVYFGTLGKNISYSTMTTIQEEMKAAGIEGIAFNASPGRMYPNGNFASIFVGLANLIENKDGSHSLQGMSGMEYYLNDILAGQDGKVVYEKDSQGRVLPGTETVKEATINGQDVYTTISADLQRSLETNMNTFFDTARGRYANATLVSARTGEILATTQRPSYDSDTKEGLGQEGLLERSLLYQEAFEPGSTMKVLTVASAIDNGTFDPNAYYTNNEYVIADAKINDWTLNDGMSAVTLNYAQGFSLSSNVGMTLLQQQMGDEKWLNYLTKFRFGYPTRFGMGDEAPGLVPEDNIVTIAMSTFGQGISANQAQMIRSFTSIANNGVMLEPKFISALYDPNTESARISDKEEVGNPVSEKAADDTLRYMINVGADPIFGTLYSHDIQGPAIQVEGYDIAMKSGSAEIASEDGQGYIKGAYINSVVAMIPAEDPEFIMYVTIRQPEVLNVLSWDSIISPTLKEAMLLKDSLNIDAPAPSLASVGKETDYTLPDLIGKAPGESAEELRRYLVQPVILGKGAEIKKVSLEKGSLVAPNQQVLLLTNKLEEMPDLYAVTKENMDLLAEWTGIEVTYEGSGSKVVKQSVEVGTKLNKTKKLTVTLGE, from the coding sequence ATGCCCAGAAGAAACAATAAACTCTTACAATATGTTTTGAAAAAACGATATATTCCGTCCCAAAATCGTCGAAAAGTGGGCCAAGGTCTGCTGTTTTTGACGGTTTTAGTCTTTTTTATCTTTCTATTTAATTTTGCCTTTATTATCGGAACGGATAGCAAGGCAGGGGTAAAACTGTCTGAGAGGGCAGATGCTGTTCATCAGAAAGAGGTAACCATCCAGGCAAAACGTGGAACAATCTATGATCGTACGGGGATTCCTATCGCAGAAGATTCTACCACCTATACCGTTTATGCCATTATTGATAAGGAATATGTATCAGAACTGAAAAAAATTCTCTATGTTGAGGACAGTCAATTTACTAAGGTGGCGGATATTTTCAAAAAACACCTTGGGATGGAGACGGATTATGTTCTTCAGCAGTTGAGACAGCCAGAATTAAAGCAGGTTTACTTTGGAACATTAGGGAAAAATATTTCTTATAGTACCATGACCACTATCCAGGAGGAGATGAAGGCTGCTGGGATTGAGGGGATTGCCTTCAATGCCAGTCCAGGACGGATGTATCCAAATGGTAACTTCGCATCCATCTTTGTCGGACTTGCCAACTTGATTGAAAACAAGGATGGCAGTCATAGCCTGCAAGGGATGAGTGGTATGGAGTACTACCTCAACGATATTCTAGCTGGTCAGGATGGCAAGGTTGTTTATGAAAAGGATAGCCAGGGTCGAGTTTTGCCAGGGACAGAAACGGTGAAAGAGGCCACTATCAATGGTCAGGATGTTTATACGACTATTTCAGCAGACCTGCAGCGGTCACTAGAAACCAATATGAATACCTTCTTTGATACTGCCAGAGGTCGTTATGCAAATGCCACCTTGGTTTCGGCTAGGACTGGAGAAATTTTAGCAACGACGCAACGTCCCAGCTATGATTCAGACACTAAGGAAGGCTTGGGACAAGAGGGACTCCTAGAACGTTCGCTCCTTTACCAAGAAGCCTTTGAACCTGGTTCTACCATGAAGGTCTTGACGGTCGCATCAGCTATTGATAACGGTACTTTCGATCCAAATGCCTACTATACCAATAATGAGTATGTGATTGCCGATGCAAAAATCAATGACTGGACCCTCAATGATGGGATGTCTGCCGTGACCTTGAACTACGCCCAAGGCTTCTCCCTGTCAAGTAACGTTGGTATGACCCTGCTCCAACAGCAGATGGGGGATGAGAAATGGTTGAATTACCTGACTAAGTTTCGTTTTGGTTACCCAACCCGTTTCGGTATGGGAGATGAGGCCCCTGGTTTGGTACCTGAAGACAATATCGTAACCATTGCCATGTCCACTTTCGGTCAGGGGATTTCTGCCAATCAGGCTCAGATGATCAGAAGTTTCACTTCCATTGCTAATAATGGGGTCATGTTGGAGCCAAAATTTATTTCTGCTCTCTATGATCCCAATACGGAGTCGGCTCGTATTTCTGATAAAGAAGAGGTGGGCAATCCTGTTTCAGAAAAAGCGGCAGATGATACCCTTCGCTACATGATCAATGTCGGAGCAGATCCCATTTTCGGAACTCTCTATTCTCATGATATACAAGGCCCAGCCATCCAGGTGGAAGGGTATGATATTGCCATGAAATCAGGGTCTGCCGAAATTGCCAGTGAAGATGGCCAGGGTTATATTAAAGGAGCCTATATCAACTCGGTAGTGGCCATGATTCCTGCTGAGGACCCGGAATTTATTATGTATGTGACCATTCGTCAGCCAGAAGTGCTAAATGTTCTGTCTTGGGATAGTATTATTAGTCCGACCTTAAAAGAAGCGATGTTATTGAAGGATAGCTTGAACATAGATGCTCCAGCTCCGTCCCTAGCTTCTGTTGGAAAAGAAACGGACTACACATTGCCAGATCTAATTGGTAAGGCACCTGGTGAGTCGGCTGAGGAGCTTCGTCGCTATCTGGTTCAACCAGTTATTTTAGGCAAAGGTGCTGAGATTAAGAAGGTTTCTTTGGAAAAAGGTAGCTTAGTAGCCCCTAATCAACAGGTTCTCTTATTGACGAATAAATTGGAAGAAATGCCAGACTTGTATGCGGTGACCAAGGAGAATATGGATCTACTAGCTGAATGGACAGGTATTGAAGTGACCTATGAGGGGTCTGGTTCCAAGGTTGTGAAGCAGAGCGTAGAAGTGGGGACCAAGTTGAATAAAACCAAGAAATTAACAGTTACGTTAGGAGAATAA
- a CDS encoding DUF3278 domain-containing protein, with protein sequence MKKETFQDKLIKRFYGIAGPLDEYRKQEAFRLGNTCFILLFWGTMALTLLALALSKRYPEVVAYGYPTALLLSTLSASMYMASKMRHSQVDSVDVEELTSKEQKQLKGASFKFTLYFTAVMYIWTVVFGAWMEGLNPLDHLFDLRKFLAACLGGIFTGIAIEIMLRKRMKKAEQLTVSSAISKKEPKWIQNMIRHVYGIRGPLDEYRRTKADEIGGIAFIYYFYFLALGNAIAYFLAYRYPVEVATYYPMIIAFFSIILIGIVNMQTLHADLPQYDLDELSLEERQGRLLNPILWGLGVALLSSLFAGLADLFSLQLPLLDSIFHVKSLLFGGMMGLFASLALSALAYLQKLEADTAKKK encoded by the coding sequence ATGAAAAAGGAAACCTTTCAAGATAAATTGATCAAACGATTTTACGGTATCGCAGGTCCCTTGGATGAATATCGCAAACAAGAAGCCTTCCGACTGGGCAATACCTGCTTTATCCTGCTCTTTTGGGGCACCATGGCTCTTACCCTACTGGCACTCGCCCTATCCAAACGCTACCCAGAAGTCGTCGCCTATGGCTACCCAACTGCTCTACTCCTATCCACTCTTTCCGCCAGTATGTATATGGCATCCAAGATGCGCCACAGCCAAGTGGACAGTGTAGATGTAGAAGAATTGACTAGCAAGGAACAGAAGCAGCTCAAGGGAGCAAGTTTCAAATTCACCCTCTATTTCACTGCCGTTATGTATATTTGGACTGTTGTTTTTGGTGCCTGGATGGAGGGACTCAATCCTCTCGACCACCTATTTGACCTCCGAAAATTCCTTGCAGCCTGTCTAGGTGGTATTTTCACAGGCATTGCTATCGAAATCATGTTACGCAAGCGCATGAAAAAAGCAGAACAACTGACTGTCAGCTCTGCTATTTCCAAAAAAGAACCTAAGTGGATCCAAAACATGATACGGCACGTTTATGGTATTCGCGGACCTTTAGACGAGTACCGACGGACTAAGGCAGATGAGATTGGGGGAATAGCCTTTATCTACTACTTCTACTTCCTAGCTCTCGGAAATGCCATCGCCTACTTCCTAGCCTACCGCTATCCTGTCGAGGTGGCTACCTACTATCCAATGATCATTGCCTTCTTCAGTATTATCCTAATTGGTATCGTCAATATGCAGACCCTCCATGCTGACTTGCCCCAATATGACTTGGATGAACTTAGCCTTGAGGAAAGACAAGGTCGGCTCCTTAACCCAATTCTTTGGGGACTGGGAGTTGCCCTGCTATCTAGCCTCTTTGCTGGGCTGGCAGACCTCTTTAGCCTCCAGCTTCCCCTACTGGATTCCATCTTCCACGTAAAATCCCTCCTCTTCGGTGGCATGATGGGCCTCTTTGCCAGTCTAGCCCTGTCTGCCCTTGCCTATCTGCAAAAACTGGAAGCAGATACTGCAAAGAAAAAATAA
- a CDS encoding TrkH family potassium uptake protein, which produces MKAFKIHLTPSQRIILSFLLVILVGSLLLSLPISQVPTSTASYWDHLFTTVSMVCVTGLFTKAVADTYSTVGQIICMLLIQIGGLSLVGFVGLFALRGGRKINFMSMATLQEALNRSDTKHFRSFLKSVFGFTLAIETLGAILLSFHFVPEFGWAKGLFTSIFLAVSAFCNAGFDNFGANSIVRYVDNPLINLTLASLIIMGGLGFSVWFDLHTQLGQKHHLPKLGFHTKVVLGLTATILGLGTLLTLLTEWNNPATIGQLSFGHKLLASFFQTVTMRTAGFASIDYTQAEPITLLIYIFQMMLGGAPGGTAGGIKITAFLTLILYARSEILGLPHTNFLGRTIDSLTIRKAFATFSVFLLVFLAGLFALAITDKHQPLLFLVFEVMSALATVGVTANLTPSLSMAGQAVIMALMFFGRIGPLSILASLALRKASKTESLQYAKSSMLV; this is translated from the coding sequence ATGAAAGCATTTAAGATACACCTTACTCCCAGTCAACGAATTATTCTGAGCTTTCTACTCGTTATACTGGTCGGCTCTCTCTTACTCAGTCTGCCCATTTCGCAAGTTCCTACATCGACTGCTAGTTATTGGGACCATCTGTTTACAACCGTTTCAATGGTCTGCGTGACAGGATTGTTTACAAAGGCTGTTGCTGATACCTATTCTACAGTGGGTCAAATCATCTGTATGTTACTCATTCAGATTGGAGGACTGAGCCTGGTTGGCTTTGTCGGTCTCTTTGCCCTACGAGGTGGTCGGAAAATCAATTTTATGAGTATGGCAACCCTCCAAGAAGCCCTCAATCGCTCCGATACCAAGCATTTTAGAAGCTTTCTCAAGTCTGTTTTTGGATTTACCCTAGCCATTGAAACACTGGGAGCCATTCTCCTATCCTTTCATTTCGTGCCAGAATTTGGTTGGGCTAAGGGTTTATTTACTTCTATTTTCTTAGCTGTTTCAGCTTTTTGTAATGCTGGTTTTGATAATTTCGGAGCCAACAGCATTGTCCGCTATGTTGACAATCCTCTGATAAATCTGACCTTAGCCAGCCTCATCATCATGGGAGGACTTGGATTTTCAGTCTGGTTTGATTTACATACACAGCTTGGTCAAAAACACCATCTTCCCAAATTAGGTTTTCATACCAAGGTCGTTCTAGGCTTAACTGCAACTATTTTGGGATTAGGAACCCTGTTGACCTTACTTACAGAGTGGAACAACCCTGCTACCATTGGTCAACTATCCTTTGGTCACAAACTATTGGCTAGCTTTTTCCAAACGGTGACCATGCGAACGGCAGGATTTGCCAGCATTGATTATACCCAGGCTGAACCCATCACCCTCCTCATCTACATCTTCCAAATGATGTTGGGAGGAGCACCAGGTGGAACAGCAGGAGGAATCAAAATTACAGCCTTTCTGACCTTGATCCTCTATGCCCGAAGCGAGATTTTGGGACTGCCCCATACCAACTTCCTTGGTCGAACCATTGACAGCCTGACCATCCGCAAGGCCTTTGCGACCTTCTCTGTCTTCCTTCTTGTATTTTTAGCAGGCTTATTTGCCCTCGCTATCACAGACAAGCACCAACCCTTACTTTTCTTGGTCTTTGAAGTAATGTCAGCCCTAGCAACCGTTGGAGTAACTGCCAACCTAACCCCATCACTAAGCATGGCAGGACAGGCTGTTATCATGGCCCTCATGTTCTTCGGTCGCATTGGCCCCCTATCCATTCTGGCCAGTCTTGCCCTCCGCAAGGCTTCTAAAACAGAAAGCCTGCAATACGCTAAATCATCTATGTTAGTTTAA
- a CDS encoding MFS transporter, protein MNKPFTPKQTCRFFVLFYALFSTFFIYSYMVNEPISGSFLLTLPTIQIIRSFKTEEKRYYIIQAIFALFAMTLTYSVGIWLGHVKPRVLILPAGFALAILYRLYFKKEKTDER, encoded by the coding sequence ATGAATAAACCTTTTACACCCAAACAAACCTGTCGATTTTTTGTTCTATTTTATGCTTTATTTTCTACCTTCTTCATCTACTCTTACATGGTCAATGAGCCGATTAGTGGTTCATTCTTGCTTACCTTACCGACCATTCAGATTATCAGATCCTTTAAAACAGAAGAAAAACGCTACTATATCATCCAAGCCATCTTTGCCCTGTTTGCCATGACCTTGACCTATTCCGTGGGCATTTGGCTAGGACATGTCAAACCACGTGTTCTCATCCTTCCTGCTGGATTTGCTCTGGCTATTCTTTATCGATTGTATTTCAAAAAGGAGAAAACAGATGAACGTTAA